A window from Bos indicus x Bos taurus breed Angus x Brahman F1 hybrid chromosome 26, Bos_hybrid_MaternalHap_v2.0, whole genome shotgun sequence encodes these proteins:
- the LOC113884164 gene encoding collagen alpha-1(II) chain-like, giving the protein MAMGSGHAARGGKQAALPGRAHLSALFPKGRTDPAGAPRAGAQAAPRPEPGRWFQELGYTTPLRGLCCPLSALQAQPPSLPSGRRRFPRASLTRLQQPRLQTSFTEQSDPCHHPRSSEGPPGQPGRPRDPGGHPPGGPSRASGAWAPTGPRRSPARESQPGLGSLGAHGTQEITCPGVPAGPREPGHEPAASTTPASWGPTPHLHPELRPNPAQPGQGPRAQGVVLQSTGRASGPRLAQASLTRATQLPCRPSRATQTASPLP; this is encoded by the exons ATGGCCATGGGCAGCGGGCATGCCGCCCGGGGTGGGAAGCAGGCGGCCCTGCCAGGCCGGGCCCACCTCTCGGCCTTGTTCCCCAAGGGACGCACCGACCCG GCAGGAGCGCCAAGGGCTGGGGCTCAGGCAGCCCCTCGCCCAGAGCCAG GCCGCTGGTTCCAAGAGCTGGGCTACACGACGCCCCTG AGGGGCCTGTGCTGTCCACTCTCTGCTCTGCAAGCTCAACCCCCGTCACTGCCCAGTGGACGAAGAAGGTTCCCGAGAGCCTCCCTCACCAGACTCCAGCAGCCTCGCCTGCAGACCAGCTTCACTGAGCAGTCCGACCCGTGTCATCACCCCAGAAGCAGTGAAGGGCCCCCTGGACAGCCTGGGCGCCCACGGGACCCAGGAGGTCACCCGCCCGGGGGTCCCAGCCGGGCCTCGGGAGCCTGGGCGCCCACGGGACCCAGGAGGTCACCCGCCCGGGAGTCCCAGCCGGGCCTCGGGAGCCTGGGCGCCCACGGGACCCAGGAGATCACCTGCCCGGGAGTCCCAGCCGGGCCTCGGGAGCCTGGGCACGAGCCGGCCGCTAGCACAACCCCGGCTTCCTGGgggcccaccccccacctccacccagagCTGCGGCCAAACCCAGCCCAGCCAGGCCAGGGGCCCCGCGCCCAGGGAGTGGTCCTCCAGTCAACAGGACGGGCTTCCGGCCCCAGACTGGCCCAGGCATCCCTCACGAGAGCCACACAGCTCCCCTGCAGACCCTCGAGAGCCACACAGACGGCCAGCCCGCTTCCATGA